AGGTTCAACTTCTGTAGCGTAATGTCGGActtaaattcatttcatttctagAAACTATATAACGGCAAAGAGATCCTCGGTTAAAATTGCTTAAATTTAGAGCATCTCCCTTAATTTGTCTTAGTCTTTGATTAAATGTGTAGTAATTGATTtgttttggtagaatgaagctCCAACCGGGATTGCTTATACCTCACGTAACCAGTCAGTTGCAGCATTTGTTGGGGCAGATAAAGTTGCATTCTACCACTGTGCATTCTTTAGCTCACACAACACTCTCTTTGATTACAAAGGCAGGCATTACTACGACAATTGCTATATTCAGGGTTCCATCGATTTCATATTTGGACGCGGTCAGTCTATGTTCCATGTAAGTAGATATCGTAAATGCCATCTTCATACATGATTCTTTACGTATGTGCAATATTGCGAGAAATTAAACGAAATGGGTAAAGACCTGTGATGTGATGTGACGATGTAACGCAGAACTGCGAGATATTCGTGATTGGAGACAAGAGGGCAGAGATCCATGGATCCATCACAGCTCACAGCAGGCGAAGTGCTGGTGAAAACAGTGGTTTTGTGTTCGTTGGAGGGAAGATCTATGGGGTTGGTAGCTTGTACTTGGGTAGAGCCAATGCACCCTTTTCTCGAGTTGTTTTTGCAAACACCTACTTCTCCAGGACCATTGTGCCTCAAGGATGGACGAATTGGAGCTATGCTGGCAGTCCAGAGTAAGGACTAgttccctatatatatatatattcattacTAATTAAGCTTAAGCAGTAATGAGAAAATATTATAACTTAAGAATGCCACGATGAGTATGAGGTGATTGACGAATGATATGCAACTGCATGAAATGTTCAGAAAACGAAAAcataattggcttcaagtcatGTTATGGAACTGCTACTCTAAAGGTTCTTCAGTCAATACCCTATTCGATAACGCTCTGAAAAAACGCAAAGAATCATAGTTAAGTAGAGTTTTTAGGATACATTTACCAGAATGGCTTGCAATCATCATACTTGGATCACTGGATACTGGGTATTCTTGAGTAATTTCATTGTCATTGTGCTCCTAGCTGATCCAAGGAATGTTGCAAACAACTGCAACAGCCGTGTATATCTTGCAGAGTATAAATGTCATGGTCCAGGGTCTGCTTCAAAAGATCGAGCTAAGTGGTCAAAACAACTCGATGACAAAGAAGTAGCTCCTTTCCTCTCTATTGATTACATCAATGGCAAGCAATGGCTCCCAGCATGGCTCTGAACTGCCAATGTGAATACTGTACAGGATGAGACCTGCTCCAAGTTAAGAGTACCTCACAATTGTAAATCTTTGGGTGGTAGTTAGTTAGGATCGGACTTGCTCCTAGTACTAGCCCTTTGGAGGCTTACGAGTCAGTAAAATAGAGGGGCATACCctgtccaatttttttttttttttttaataaacttGCACAAATAAATGTAATGTATCCAAGTACCATTTACTAAGGATTGATGCTGGTCGATGTTAAGATCCTTTCCAAAGTTGGTCTTGGTTGGATATTAGATTATTTTGATGAAGCAACTGAAAGAAATCTGGGGAGAACAGATCTTGATCATTGTGTCTGACGTACACATTCTGATGATTTAACTCATTGTACTTGAAAACTAACTCCAACTACCCTAATGCAAGTAAAACTCCACTCAGAAGTCGAGTTACCGCTGCACATAATAACTATAAACACCATAAAACTGGATTATGAATCAGGTTTAATTTGTCTCTCATAATAATGCCAAAATTGTTACATTACCAATCAGTACAAAATTTATCCCCGAGTATATTGCAACAATTACTTAAAAAGAGTAGTGTGTGGCGGGCGGGCAAATGCAGTGCTCTATCCGGTTCCATGCGCAGATGAAACAATTAGTTTGATATTCCATCACAGCACATTTCTAGATCCACAAAACACAGAAAGATGACGAAACAAGTATTCATCTATATATCAAGTCGTGAAGGAATATACAGGCATGAAGGGCAGCTGGGAGCCTATATATCCTCTGCTCAAATGTAGCTTacaactccaaggacttggaccTAAGATCGTGTTCGACAACACCTACTTTCTTGCCTATTTGATATAGGATTAACCTTTTATACACACTGtttatcaaaaataaaaaaaaaaatttatacattGACAGTATAGTGATTTTTTTATACTAGCAGTTATGATTATACGTCACATGTgcatattttgaattttaaatttaaatttacgtTATATAACATGATTTAAACCCATTAATGTAAAGAAAATTATAAGAAAACTTACTTTGCTTGAGCCTTGATCGGACCAATTCAATAGTAACATGTGGTAATTCATCATTTCTTTCATACTGAAGTTATATGGTAGTAGAAAtcatagtagtagtagtatttgatAGATCTCTTTGTAATGTAAAAAAGTTTGGGTTCTTTCATCCGTGCATACaatgtaaaattttttgaacggtgaaagaaaaatagaaattgtAATATAAAATAGTCATACACgaacccttttattttttttttaaaaaaaaactatagtTTATAACTCGTAGACTGTAAATCCCTAACCAGTTTGCATAATTCAGAATACTCAGCTCAATTATTATTACTGTCACAATATGAATTCCAACGAGGTTTTATCCAGTTAAGTTCAATTCAGGATCAGTCTAGATGTTCGTATTAAGAATAACAACTAACAACAAtcataacaataataaaataaaaaataaaaaaaaaacgccAAAAGGCCCAAAATTACGTGGAGTGAGAAGGCCCAGCAGTTGGCCCAACAATTCCAACATCTTTCCGTACAAAATCCCCAACAAAACAGGGCATTCAAAAGACATGTAGGGCTTGCTTGATTAACGAATTCTCCATCCGCGAGAGAGAGCTTTGGAAATTATCGTGAAAGAAATTGGAGAAGAGGGAAAGGGATTAGGGCAGAGGAGAAAATGGAAGCGGAGGGAGGAGATGAAGGAATAGAGATGGTGGTGGACTCCAAGGACCTGCAGCAGCAGAGCAAAGCCCTCGACAAGCTCACTGACCGAGTCGAGGATCGTCAACTCGACTCCACCCGGGTTCAGGAGGTACCAACCCACAATACCCACATTCTATTCATTTGTCTTCATTCTCCAATTTCTGTTGTTTACCTCTGGTTTACTTTGAATTAGTTCAGGCTATGGCGTCAATTGCTGCATCCAAAGAAGCTGATCTTCAAGCCATGAGATTGAGGTTGGAgctatttctttttccttttttacttTTGTACATTATTTCGTTAGTGGAGCTGGAAATAGATTTCAAAtgcttctctattatttttttttttttctttcgatgGAATGGAAGATGTAATCTGTAAACGTGGCCCACTGGTTGTAAAACATGTATAGACATAATTGATTGGTATTTCATGCTGGATTGAGATTCATACTATTGTACTGCAtcatataaagtaaataaacaaagaaatagTTTTTGGGGAAGCTTGAATTGCCTGTGGGGTGTAGAGAAAATGAAGTAATGTGGCTCCTTGGGCTTTTCTTGGCCTCGTGATGAATTTCTTACGTAGTTATTATAGTGACTTACAACATGAATACGCAGCATGTTTGATTTTATATTCATGTGATATGGCCATGGATTCTGTCTAATTATCAAATTTGACAAGCTATTTTGTGTCCATTTAGATATCTTATAAGGTAAGCTCAATAATTATGTTGGTTTTTCTATTCTCAACCTACCCTGCTGTGTTGTTCTCAGAACGTTTGTCTGCAATTAGCCATAGGACTACAGATTTGGTTTTTCATGCCATTGGAGGGCATACTATCATGCTTCATTTTACCATAGCTCAAGTATTTAAAACTTGAATTATCTTttgtggccttcttcaacatttttcctttttgtttagattttttttggccaacttttTATTTCCACGTGCTCATGTGGTTCAGCTTAAAGATCTGCTTTACAAAATTTCTCATCACAAATGCAAATGCTGTTCTTTTAATGATTATTTTCGAGTGGTCAGCAGTAATTGAAGTTAAGCCAGTTAACAGTGTTTAAAATGCGTTTGTACTGTGGGGTTATGTGTAGCTTCTCAACGTTTTGTTCCTTCTGCAGGGAAAAGGAATTAGCTGCAGTCAAGATTAATCCAGAACATGTTGATATAATTGCCAATGAACTAGAGGCTtgtatcattttttattttcgttCGTGAATTTGCAGCCTTTTGCTTTGTGCTCCGTTTTTTAACAATATAGCTTTAAAACTTGCCCACAGCTGGACAAGAAGGTGGCTGAAAGGACTTTGCGTGAGCACAAAGGTGATCCTGTTGCTGCCATTCGAGCTTTGCTTAACTAAATGCTGCCATTCGAGCTTCAAAGACGAGTTTACTGGATCCTGCTGGCTTTTCTTACTTGTGTTTGGGGCCATTACGGGACTTGAGCATGCTTTCAATCTCTCAAGTGTCCGTGCTTAGCTGTGCATTTCCTGCTTGTAAAATTGTGCCGCAATATCGGTGAAATTTATGCTCTGAGATTTTGTTTTTTGTCAATTAGTACTTgtttattttagttgatttctCTTTTTCATGTAATGAGAAACCCGGTGAAAGGCATTCCAATCACTCGGGTCATCAACCTGCACTTTTTAACAATTTATCAAGAATAGAGACGATAAGGGTCATCATTCAACTGGCATTTCTCCTCAACCGCAGCTGAACAGAAGTTGTCCGTCTATGTGCCAAACAGCTTCCCTTGCATGACGAAAGTGAAAGTGAATTAGATTAATTTGTGTTCTAAAATTCCCTTGCTTCATCTCCATCCCCAAACCGGGGCAGATATGTTGGTTGTTTGTGGTTCTGTAAAATTCGTAATCTGTGATACATGCAGTATGAGTATACTCCTCCTTGATGCGCCATGGTCTTCTTATTGTAGTTTCTTTAAGCTACATCTCAACAGAACCTCATTTATAGCTACACTCCCGGATAAGGTCTCAAATTTATTAGGCAATTATGCTCATCTAGCTCAGAATATTGTCAGAGACATATTTATCGACTTTGTTGAAATAATACTAATTGCACCAAAAATCACGAAGCTACAGACAGATCTCTTCAACGGCAAAATCAGAGTATCAGTTGGACTTGTAGAGTTCCTAGAGTTTCTTGTTTTCTATACACAGATTTTGATTGCTTTGAAACTGTTAAGATCCCATCCATCTCTGAATGATATCTGTTCTGCTCGTACAACAAATTTGCCAGTGCACACGATGGACATGCTTGAGAGGTCGTCGATAGCACCAGCAATTGGATACAATCTACCAGTGTATGATTTGACAGGCTTCACAAATGACAACTTGCTGCATCAAACTTTCTTGTATTAGCAAACATCATATCGACCAGCCCTTGGGTTGAGCTTTTTCAACATTGCAAGCAAGCATTCATGGCAATGCCATAATCATCAACCTGCCACCAGCGTTTGTTACCATTGAGAGAGAAGTGGCTGAATGTTCCAAGCAAAGAGCAAGTTACACGACGTGTCTACAACTCTTTCTGACTGCCATCTCCTGTGCCAGCTCGTGAGGCCTGAAATTGAATGGCAGACTGTCTTTGCATATCTCTAAGCCTTTCCACTAGTTCTTGGAAGGTTGGACGGTTCGGCGGTTCACTGTGTTTGGGAAAAATCATTTACTTTCACATCAGTTTAATGCACACAACATCACATAGAACTAAATAATATTCCCTGAAACATTAAAACTCAAGATAATAGCAGAAGACTGGGTACTCAATCTCGACAGTATGACAATTTCGTTGATAAATTCAAAATGTCATGCAGACATCGATGGATCAACCTACAGTATAAGCGGAGCTTTGAACTAGGAAACTACGAGATCACCCCATCCTTAACATATGAAATTTAGCAACATGTCCATTTCAGTCCTATTAACTAAAACGTAATGCACACACATAACAGATGCGATAAAGATTTCATCCTTTCTTCATTCAGCCGCAAATTGCTAAGAAATACTTGTTGCATCTtatcaaacaaaaagaaataaagaaaaaggagatTCTCAGTGCCAAGGTACAAACCTATGCCAGCAGCTCTCAACTATTGCTGCCCACTGCGGATCAACGTCCTTAGGAATGTCAAGTCGTTGATTCATGAATCCTACAGCTCCAATTACCTGGAGAAGTACCGAAAAGGTGATTAAACCTGCACGACCAAATGCTCTTTCTATCCCCAGTTTTCAGGTAAGCTATTTCGTAGAAAGACAAAACAAGTACCTGCATAGAGTTGAGGTTATCCCAAGGGATCTTTTCAGTGGCAAGTTCCCACAATATCACCCCAAAGCTGTATATATCCGCCCTAGATAttttaaagtaaaaaaaaaaaaagttaatcaGCAATATTTTATGTATATGGCTGCATATGCATtaaatattttctggtagaGACATACTTCTCATCCGAGGGTTCATTTCGAAGAACTTCTGGAGCCATCCATTGAGGctgaaagaaaatgaagtatTTAGAGCCTCAGTCAACCCGGAAACTACAACTGATCATGTCAGTATAGCAAAAAGGTTAATGCATGTTTTAATTCAATACCGTTCCTTTCCCTGTCTTGGTGGTCAGGTATGTTTCTCTTTTAAGACGTGACAGACCAAAGTCGCCAACCTGTGTAACAACAAATTCAGGTTTTCACGAAACTCAATTCAATAAACAGTTTTTAACATCCAAGCAGGAAATTAAGCAGCTAGGGGACCTAAATCCACACCTTTACAGTCCAGTTCTTATCAACAAGAAGATTCGAAGATTTCAAATCTCGATGGATAATAGGTGGGTTGCAATGATGAAGATAATTCATGCCTCGTGcctgaaaaaataaaaattaaaaatcaaacaGTATAACGAAAACACTTctcccaccaaaaaaaaaaaggtcaaaaacctacaagcaaaaagaaaaaatttggctTCAAGCCTAATAAATCATAATAATTGCGGTTTGGCACATGTCCTGCTTCTCCATATCAAGCTACAACATGGGTCTGTTAACCAACAACATTCACAGTATACGGACTTTGAATTACTCACTACGTCCAAAGCCATGTGAATACGACGTCTCCAATCTAATTTGCCCATATTCCTTTGTAGTAACCTGAATAAACTTCCACTGCAtcaaaagaggaagaagaaattcGTAAGTCATTCAGCCAATAAAATTTTCCACTACATTAACATGCAGAAGTTCATGCAAGAAACATGGCTCGTTAGCCATTTCTTCTCAGAATAGATAAAATAAAGTGAAGAATGTATTATAGAAGGAACTGGAGAACGAACCGAGGCAGGAACTCTGTTACAATGCAGAGACGTTCAGGCGAGGTTACTGCACCCATGAAAAGCAGAATATTTGGATGCCGCAATCTTTTCATGAGAGACACCTAAACAACACGACATACATGCATCAGGTAGATGCCCACATAGCAGATAACTTTTCAGGAAAAtaagaaaggaaggaaagggAGCACTACAAGTGAACAAGATCAGCATCCAACAAGTATATACACACAGGATTCTAAAGCTATCCCATCTATAGATACATGCCTGTGTGCACATAGACTAACATATCACACGAACAGATATACAATTGTTAACTCGAACTAGCAGCAATACTCAAAGGCAAATTAAGCTAACAATAAAAACTGGAATGATATTCTTTTACCATAAAGATCATTTCTAGCATCTTTTGAAGAGTATTTGCAATTTAAACACACAGAAAACTTTTCAAGTGTATGGACACAAGAAGCCAAGAATTAATGAGAACACATTACTCACCTCCTGTCGGAAGGAAAATATCGCATCTTCAGAATATTCTTGCCTAGAGAACACCTTCACAGCGACGTCCTGCATAACAAAGGCACTACAAAATTATAGCCATTTTCCAGCATCCTACTGCTCTAGAAAGGATGATCatatagaaaaagaaagaacaccAATCACCAATCATGCAAAAGTTTTGATGGCACTAGCTTCCAGACTTAGCTTATAACCTAATTTAGGAGTAAAGCCTTGACTTTTGGAGCCAGGGATTTACATGCTGT
This region of Coffea arabica cultivar ET-39 chromosome 3c, Coffea Arabica ET-39 HiFi, whole genome shotgun sequence genomic DNA includes:
- the LOC113735309 gene encoding probable pectinesterase 67 gives rise to the protein MPSSSSTLPWAKNVAYVHFLVMSVLISDVVHCSSDRNVIDSNLLTQKIGTRRATIVDISGQGDFRTIQAAIDAVPEGNSNWTIIHVRKGVYREKVHIPRNKPFIFLRGNGKGKTSIVWSQSSVDNYQSAAFLVESQNFVAFGISFKNEAPTGIAYTSRNQSVAAFVGADKVAFYHCAFFSSHNTLFDYKGRHYYDNCYIQGSIDFIFGRGQSMFHNCEIFVIGDKRAEIHGSITAHSRRSAGENSGFVFVGGKIYGVGSLYLGRANAPFSRVVFANTYFSRTIVPQGWTNWSYAGSPDRVYLAEYKCHGPGSASKDRAKWSKQLDDKEVAPFLSIDYINGKQWLPAWL
- the LOC113733873 gene encoding uncharacterized protein produces the protein MEAEGGDEGIEMVVDSKDLQQQSKALDKLTDRVEDRQLDSTRVQEAMASIAASKEADLQAMRLREKELAAVKINPEHVDIIANELELDKKVAERTLREHKGDPVAAIRALLN